In Streptomyces hawaiiensis, one genomic interval encodes:
- a CDS encoding gluconeogenesis factor YvcK family protein: MTRRTPRLSRLRRVVPEGNGGKGDPGGKGGRPAEARGGRPRRRGTQPKVVALGGGMGLSASLAALRRITGDLTAVVTVADDGGSSGRLRDELGVLPPGDLRKALAALCGDDDWGQTWARVIQHRFQSQGDLHEHAVGNLLIVALWEQLGDHVQALDLVGRLLGAQGRVLPMSAVPLELQALVKGHDPARPEAVDTVRGQATVALTPGEVQSVHLVPNDPPAVPEAVAAVLDADWVVLGPGSWFSSVIPHLLVPELLDALTQTKARRVLSLNLAPQPGETEGFSPQRHLEVLGRHAPKLALDVVLADEAAVPDRDSLTDAAKRFGAAVELAPVAGPDGTPRHDPELLAAAYDRIFRMHGRIGPWR; this comes from the coding sequence ATGACACGACGTACTCCGCGGCTGAGCCGGCTGCGCCGGGTGGTGCCCGAGGGCAACGGCGGCAAGGGCGACCCCGGCGGAAAGGGCGGCCGGCCCGCCGAGGCCCGGGGCGGCAGACCACGCCGTCGCGGTACCCAGCCCAAGGTCGTCGCCCTCGGCGGCGGCATGGGCCTGTCCGCCTCGCTCGCCGCACTGCGCCGGATCACCGGCGACCTCACCGCCGTCGTCACTGTGGCCGACGACGGCGGCTCCAGCGGCCGGCTGCGCGACGAGCTGGGCGTGCTGCCGCCCGGCGACCTGCGCAAGGCACTGGCCGCGCTGTGCGGCGACGACGACTGGGGCCAGACCTGGGCCCGGGTCATCCAGCACCGCTTCCAGTCCCAGGGCGACCTGCACGAGCACGCGGTCGGCAATCTGCTGATCGTCGCCCTGTGGGAGCAGCTCGGCGACCATGTCCAGGCCCTCGACCTGGTCGGACGGCTGCTGGGCGCCCAGGGCCGCGTCCTGCCGATGTCGGCCGTGCCGCTGGAGCTCCAGGCCCTGGTCAAGGGCCACGACCCGGCGCGCCCGGAGGCGGTCGACACGGTCCGCGGCCAGGCGACCGTCGCCCTCACCCCGGGCGAGGTGCAGTCCGTGCACCTCGTGCCGAACGACCCGCCGGCCGTGCCCGAGGCAGTCGCGGCCGTCCTGGACGCGGACTGGGTGGTGCTCGGTCCCGGCTCCTGGTTCTCCTCGGTCATCCCGCATCTGCTCGTGCCCGAGCTGCTGGACGCGCTCACGCAGACGAAGGCCCGCCGGGTGCTCTCCCTGAACCTCGCGCCGCAGCCCGGAGAAACCGAGGGATTCTCCCCGCAGCGTCATTTGGAGGTTTTGGGACGACACGCCCCTAAACTCGCCCTGGACGTGGTGCTGGCCGACGAGGCCGCCGTGCCCGACCGTGACTCCCTGACCGATGCCGCCAAGCGGTTCGGAGCCGCGGTCGAGCTGGCGCCGGTGGCCGGACCCGACGGAACCCCGAGGCACGACCCGGAGCTGTTGGCCGCCGCGTACGACCGTATTTTTCGGATGCATGGAAGGATCGGCCCATGGCGATGA
- the rapZ gene encoding RNase adapter RapZ → MNVNEHDGQQEQAGDGAQVSTGTPNEKTPVPDAAIPELVIISGMSGAGRSTAAKCLEDLGWFVVDNLPPALIPTMVELGARSQGNVARIAVVVDVRGRRFFDNLRESLADLEAKNVTRRIVFLESSDEALVRRFESVRRPHPLQGDGRIVDGIDAERELLRELRGDADLVIDTSSLNVHELRAKMDAQFAGEEEPELRATVMSFGYKYGLPVDADLVVDCRFLPNPHWVPELRPYTGLNDEVAGYVFNQPGAKEFLDRYTELLQLVATGYRREGKRYVTIAVGCTGGKHRSVAMSEKLAARLAAESVETVVVHRDMGRE, encoded by the coding sequence ATGAATGTGAACGAGCACGACGGGCAACAAGAGCAAGCCGGAGACGGAGCACAGGTGAGTACGGGCACGCCCAACGAGAAGACCCCGGTCCCGGACGCGGCCATCCCCGAGCTGGTGATCATCTCCGGCATGTCCGGAGCGGGACGCTCCACGGCGGCGAAGTGCCTGGAGGACCTCGGCTGGTTCGTCGTCGACAACCTGCCGCCCGCGCTGATCCCCACCATGGTGGAGCTCGGCGCCCGCTCCCAGGGCAATGTGGCGCGGATCGCCGTCGTCGTCGACGTGCGCGGCCGTCGCTTCTTCGACAACCTGCGCGAATCCCTCGCCGACCTCGAGGCGAAGAACGTCACGCGGCGGATCGTCTTCCTGGAGTCCTCCGACGAGGCCCTGGTCCGCCGCTTCGAGTCGGTGCGCCGCCCGCACCCCCTGCAGGGCGACGGCCGCATCGTCGACGGCATCGACGCCGAGCGCGAGCTGCTGCGTGAGCTGCGCGGTGACGCCGATCTGGTCATCGACACCTCCAGCCTGAACGTGCACGAGCTGCGCGCCAAGATGGACGCCCAGTTCGCCGGAGAGGAGGAGCCGGAGCTGCGGGCCACGGTCATGTCGTTCGGCTACAAGTACGGCCTGCCGGTCGACGCCGACCTCGTCGTCGACTGCCGCTTCCTGCCGAACCCGCACTGGGTCCCGGAGCTGCGCCCGTACACCGGCCTCAACGACGAGGTCGCCGGGTACGTCTTCAACCAGCCCGGTGCCAAGGAGTTCCTCGACCGCTACACGGAGCTCCTCCAACTGGTCGCCACCGGCTACCGCCGTGAGGGCAAGCGCTATGTGACCATCGCCGTGGGCTGCACGGGCGGCAAGCACCGCTCGGTCGCCATGTCGGAGAAGCTCGCCGCCCGGCTCGCCGCCGAGAGCGTGGAGACGGTGGTCGTACACCGGGACATGGGACGCGAATGA
- the uvrC gene encoding excinuclease ABC subunit UvrC, whose product MADPSSYRPKPGEIPDSPGVYRFRDEHRRVIYVGKAKSLRQRLANYFQDLAGLHPRTRSMVTTAASVEWTVVSTEVEALQLEYSWIKEYDPRFNVKYRDDKSYPYLAVTMNEEFPRVQVMRGHKKKGVRYFGPYAHAWAIRDTVDLLLRVFPVRTCSAGVFKNAARTGRPCLLGYIGKCSAPCVDRVSAEEHRELADEFCDFMTGRTNTYIRRLEKQMGEAAEEMEYERAARLRDDVGALKKAMEKNAVVLADATDADLIAVAEDELEAAVQIFHVRGGRVRGQRGWVTDKVEEITTGALVEHALQQLYGEETGDAVPKEVLVPALPDPVEPVQEWLTGRRGSNVSLRIPQRGDKKALMETVQRNAQQALVLHKTKRASDLTTRSRALEEITDALDLDSAPLRIECYDISHLQGDDVVASMVVFEDGLARKSEYRRFQIKGFAGQDDVRSMHEVVTRRFRRYLAEKEKTGEWTDGENAETPETDRNGEIVGTGPTEDDGRPKKFAYPPQLVVVDGGAPQVAAARRALDELGIDDIAVCGLAKRLEEVWLPGDDDPVVLPRTSEGLYLLQRVRDEAHRFAITYQRTKRSKRFRSSPLDDVPGLGDTRKQALLKHFGSLKKLRSATIDQICEVPGIGRKTAETIAVALARSAPAAPAVNTATGEIMEEEPGTMGSSGEPVTLGAPDERRGQET is encoded by the coding sequence ATGGCCGACCCCTCCAGCTACCGCCCCAAACCGGGTGAGATCCCCGACTCGCCGGGGGTCTACAGGTTCCGTGACGAGCACCGCCGGGTGATCTACGTCGGAAAGGCGAAAAGCCTGCGCCAGCGCCTGGCGAACTACTTCCAGGACCTGGCGGGCCTGCACCCGCGCACCCGCTCCATGGTCACCACAGCCGCGTCCGTGGAGTGGACGGTGGTGTCCACGGAAGTCGAGGCGCTCCAGCTGGAGTACTCCTGGATCAAGGAGTACGACCCCCGGTTCAACGTCAAGTACCGCGACGACAAGAGCTACCCGTACCTCGCGGTGACGATGAACGAGGAGTTCCCGCGCGTGCAGGTGATGCGTGGTCACAAGAAGAAGGGCGTGCGCTACTTCGGGCCGTACGCGCACGCGTGGGCCATCCGGGACACGGTCGACCTGCTCCTGCGCGTCTTCCCCGTGCGCACGTGCTCGGCCGGCGTCTTCAAGAACGCCGCCCGCACGGGCCGCCCCTGCCTCCTCGGCTACATCGGCAAGTGCTCGGCGCCCTGCGTCGACCGGGTCTCCGCCGAGGAGCACCGGGAACTGGCCGACGAGTTCTGCGACTTCATGACCGGCCGGACGAACACGTACATCCGCCGCCTGGAGAAACAGATGGGCGAGGCGGCCGAGGAGATGGAGTACGAGCGGGCGGCCCGGCTGCGCGACGACGTCGGGGCCCTGAAGAAGGCCATGGAGAAGAACGCGGTCGTGCTCGCCGACGCGACCGACGCCGACCTGATCGCGGTCGCCGAGGACGAGCTGGAGGCGGCCGTCCAGATCTTCCACGTGCGCGGCGGACGCGTGCGCGGCCAGCGCGGCTGGGTCACCGACAAGGTGGAGGAGATCACCACCGGCGCCCTCGTCGAGCACGCCCTGCAGCAGCTGTACGGGGAGGAGACGGGCGACGCCGTCCCCAAGGAGGTCCTGGTCCCGGCCCTGCCCGACCCCGTGGAGCCCGTCCAGGAGTGGCTCACCGGCCGACGCGGCTCGAACGTCTCCCTGCGCATCCCGCAGCGCGGCGACAAGAAGGCCCTCATGGAGACCGTGCAGCGCAACGCCCAGCAGGCGCTCGTGCTGCACAAGACCAAGCGTGCCTCCGACCTGACCACACGCTCGCGTGCCCTGGAGGAGATCACCGACGCCCTCGACCTGGACAGCGCCCCGCTCAGGATCGAGTGCTACGACATCTCCCACCTCCAGGGTGACGACGTCGTGGCGTCCATGGTGGTCTTCGAGGACGGGCTCGCCCGCAAGAGCGAGTACCGCCGCTTCCAGATCAAGGGCTTCGCCGGGCAGGACGACGTCCGCTCCATGCACGAGGTGGTCACCCGCCGCTTCCGGCGCTATCTCGCCGAGAAGGAGAAGACGGGCGAGTGGACCGACGGCGAGAACGCCGAGACCCCTGAGACCGACAGGAACGGCGAGATCGTCGGGACCGGCCCCACCGAGGACGACGGCCGCCCCAAGAAGTTCGCCTACCCGCCCCAGCTCGTGGTCGTCGACGGCGGCGCCCCCCAGGTCGCCGCCGCCCGGCGCGCCCTGGACGAGCTCGGTATCGACGACATCGCCGTGTGCGGCCTCGCCAAGCGCCTGGAGGAGGTCTGGCTGCCCGGCGACGACGACCCGGTGGTCCTGCCCCGCACCAGCGAGGGCCTGTATCTGCTCCAGCGCGTCCGTGACGAGGCCCACAGGTTCGCGATCACCTACCAGCGCACCAAGCGGTCCAAGCGCTTCCGCTCCAGCCCCCTGGACGACGTCCCCGGCCTCGGGGACACGCGCAAGCAGGCACTTCTGAAGCACTTCGGTTCGTTGAAGAAACTGCGATCCGCCACCATCGACCAGATCTGCGAGGTCCCCGGCATAGGCCGCAAGACGGCCGAGACGATCGCCGTGGCCCTCGCCCGGTCGGCCCCGGCCGCACCCGCCGTCAACACGGCGACTGGAGAGATCATGGAAGAGGAACCCGGCACCATGGGTTCCAGTGGGGAACCCGTGACGCTGGGCGCCCCGGACGAACGACGGGGGCAGGAGACATGA
- a CDS encoding LacI family DNA-binding transcriptional regulator: MATMADVARSAGVSVATVSHVLNGTRPVLPHTRQAVLDAVEELGYSTNTLARSLVTARTRSIGLAVSAISNPYFTEILQGVEAAALEAGYSLLIADPHDDPEHERKVVRLLHERRVDGMIVAPSADPRGLLAYLGRHDVPAVFLDRLVDAAGTDGGPRFDQVCADNAEPTSRLVTHLAGLGHRRIGLVAGRPGLSTTSERITGYRSGLAFAGLAYDERLLVHGDSQSAGAEQAIEALLSLGVPPTALVTGNNAMTIGVLRALGAHGLSVPGDIALCCFDDFAWADLFSPRLTAIAQPARDIGARAVRVLLERLAEPDRPARTVRLPSAFVHRTSCGCPSPSEEGMSS; the protein is encoded by the coding sequence ATGGCGACCATGGCCGACGTCGCGCGCAGCGCCGGTGTCTCCGTGGCGACGGTCTCGCATGTGCTGAACGGCACCCGTCCGGTGCTGCCGCACACCCGGCAGGCGGTCCTGGACGCCGTGGAGGAGCTCGGCTACAGCACGAACACGCTGGCCCGTTCCCTGGTGACGGCCCGTACCCGGTCCATCGGGCTGGCGGTGTCGGCGATCAGCAACCCGTACTTCACGGAGATCCTCCAGGGCGTCGAGGCCGCCGCGCTGGAGGCCGGCTACAGCCTGCTGATCGCCGATCCGCACGACGACCCGGAGCACGAGCGCAAGGTCGTCCGGCTGCTGCACGAGCGCCGGGTGGACGGCATGATCGTCGCGCCCTCCGCCGATCCGCGCGGGCTGCTCGCCTACCTGGGGCGGCACGACGTACCGGCCGTGTTCCTGGACCGGCTGGTGGACGCGGCCGGGACGGACGGTGGTCCGCGCTTCGACCAGGTGTGCGCCGACAACGCCGAACCGACGTCCCGGCTGGTCACCCATCTCGCCGGCCTCGGTCACCGGCGGATCGGGCTGGTGGCGGGGAGGCCGGGGCTCAGCACCACGAGCGAGCGGATCACCGGCTACCGCAGCGGTCTCGCGTTCGCGGGGCTGGCGTACGACGAGCGGCTGCTGGTGCACGGCGACTCGCAGTCGGCCGGCGCCGAGCAGGCCATCGAGGCCCTGCTGTCCCTGGGCGTGCCGCCCACCGCGCTGGTCACCGGCAACAACGCCATGACCATCGGGGTGCTGCGTGCCCTGGGCGCGCACGGCCTGTCCGTGCCGGGCGACATCGCCCTGTGCTGCTTCGACGACTTCGCCTGGGCGGACCTGTTCTCGCCCCGCCTCACCGCGATCGCGCAGCCCGCCAGGGACATCGGCGCCCGGGCCGTCCGCGTGCTGCTGGAGCGTCTCGCCGAGCCGGACCGGCCCGCCCGGACCGTGCGCCTGCCCTCTGCCTTCGTGCACCGCACGTCGTGCGGCTGCCCCAGCCCGTCCGAGGAAGGAATGTCGTCGTGA
- a CDS encoding carbohydrate kinase family protein has protein sequence MIVVAGEALIDLVPQGRGALAALRPALGGGPFNTAVALGRLGSPAAFCSRVSSDAFGEALLDRLLETGVGVSSVQRGTEPTTLAVATVGADGSAAYSFYVDGTADRLFEAPSALPSGTRAVSFGTCSLVLEPGASAYEELMRRAAAQGVFTALDPNIRAGLIPDADAYRARFKSWLPSVSLLKLSAEDAEWLGGTPQEWLAAGPAAVVITRGGDGLTAFTADGGEYAVPGERVAVVDTIGAGDTVNAALLHGLAVRDALSARALSGLGPGGWTELLGFAARAAAITCSRAGAEPPYAHELEG, from the coding sequence GTGATCGTCGTCGCCGGTGAGGCACTGATCGACCTGGTACCGCAGGGCAGGGGTGCCCTGGCGGCGCTGCGGCCCGCGCTCGGCGGCGGCCCGTTCAACACAGCCGTGGCGCTGGGCCGCCTCGGCTCCCCCGCCGCCTTCTGCTCCCGGGTGTCGTCCGACGCCTTCGGAGAGGCTCTGCTGGACCGGCTGCTCGAGACCGGGGTCGGCGTGTCCTCGGTGCAGCGGGGCACCGAGCCGACGACCCTCGCCGTCGCCACGGTCGGCGCGGACGGCTCGGCGGCTTACTCCTTCTACGTCGACGGGACGGCGGACCGGCTGTTCGAGGCGCCCTCGGCGCTGCCGTCCGGCACCCGCGCGGTGTCCTTCGGCACCTGCTCGCTGGTGCTGGAGCCGGGGGCGAGCGCGTACGAGGAGCTGATGCGCCGGGCGGCCGCGCAGGGCGTGTTCACCGCACTGGACCCGAACATCAGGGCCGGGCTGATCCCGGACGCGGACGCCTACCGGGCGCGGTTCAAGAGCTGGCTGCCGTCGGTGTCGCTGTTGAAGCTGTCCGCGGAGGACGCCGAGTGGCTGGGCGGGACGCCTCAGGAGTGGCTGGCGGCCGGTCCGGCGGCGGTGGTGATCACCCGGGGCGGCGACGGGCTGACCGCCTTCACCGCCGACGGCGGCGAGTACGCAGTGCCGGGCGAACGCGTGGCGGTCGTGGACACGATCGGCGCGGGCGACACGGTCAACGCGGCCCTGCTGCACGGGCTCGCGGTACGGGACGCCCTCAGCGCCCGGGCGCTTTCCGGGCTGGGCCCCGGCGGCTGGACGGAGCTGCTGGGCTTCGCGGCCCGCGCGGCGGCGATCACCTGCTCACGGGCCGGGGCTGAGCCGCCGTACGCGCACGAGCTGGAGGGCTGA
- a CDS encoding helix-turn-helix domain-containing protein translates to MSDNELGTFLRTWREAVTPAEAGLPAGPRRRTPGLRRAELATLAGVSVEYLTRLEQGRDRNPSAQVLGALADALNLSLGDRMLLRRLTKEADGGDPLVCAAAPPLSRAARPTVRAVLDRLEPTPALVVNWIGDVLAHTAGYERLVGPLGLLDGERPNLLRYLFTDERARSAYRDWGRVADDLVARLRHNVPLRDPYLAELADELTVTAGADFTDRFADLAMAPRRTGSQHIEHPEAGPLRLLLETLALPGEGQQLIIHLPEDEATAAALDRLDGRRPGALRAVTMGETG, encoded by the coding sequence GTGAGCGACAACGAGTTGGGCACGTTCCTGCGCACCTGGCGTGAAGCCGTCACCCCGGCCGAGGCAGGTCTGCCCGCAGGCCCCCGGCGCCGGACCCCGGGCCTGAGGCGGGCCGAACTGGCCACACTCGCCGGCGTCAGCGTCGAGTACCTCACCCGGCTGGAACAGGGCCGCGACCGCAACCCCTCCGCCCAGGTGCTCGGCGCCCTCGCCGACGCCCTGAACCTCTCCCTCGGCGACCGGATGCTGCTGCGCCGCCTGACCAAGGAGGCGGACGGCGGCGACCCGCTGGTCTGCGCGGCGGCCCCGCCGCTCAGCCGCGCGGCGCGCCCCACCGTACGGGCCGTACTGGACCGCCTGGAGCCGACTCCCGCACTGGTGGTCAACTGGATCGGCGACGTCCTCGCCCACACGGCCGGGTACGAACGGCTGGTCGGCCCCCTCGGCCTGCTGGATGGCGAGCGGCCCAACCTGCTCCGGTACCTGTTCACCGACGAGCGGGCACGCAGCGCCTACCGTGACTGGGGCCGGGTGGCCGACGACCTCGTCGCCCGGCTCCGGCACAACGTCCCCCTGAGGGACCCGTACCTCGCCGAGCTGGCCGACGAGCTGACGGTGACGGCGGGCGCGGACTTCACCGACCGGTTCGCCGACCTGGCCATGGCACCGAGGCGGACGGGCTCCCAGCACATCGAGCACCCGGAGGCCGGTCCCCTGCGGCTGCTGCTCGAGACGCTCGCGCTTCCCGGCGAGGGGCAGCAGCTCATCATCCACCTGCCCGAGGACGAGGCCACGGCCGCCGCCCTGGACCGCCTCGACGGCCGGCGCCCCGGCGCGCTGCGGGCGGTGACGATGGGAGAGACCGGCTGA
- a CDS encoding YceI family protein, whose protein sequence is MTNDTAITALPLASGQWALDPFHSSVNFTIRHLGIAKVRGRFERLEAELFVGERIEDVRVSATVDLASVNTGNADRDGHVRASDLLDVEKRPTMTYRSTRVSGEGEDWAMEGELTIGDVTRPVTFAVEFGGLVEVPMDGSRHAGFEATGEIRRGDFGLDFAPGLLGEVVKIQLDMQFVEPKTA, encoded by the coding sequence ATGACGAATGACACCGCCATCACCGCCCTGCCGCTGGCCTCCGGTCAGTGGGCCCTCGACCCGTTCCACTCCTCCGTGAACTTCACCATCCGGCACCTGGGCATCGCCAAGGTGCGGGGGCGCTTCGAGCGGCTGGAGGCCGAACTGTTCGTCGGGGAGCGGATCGAGGACGTGCGGGTCTCCGCGACCGTCGACCTGGCCTCGGTCAACACCGGCAACGCCGACCGGGACGGGCACGTCCGCGCCTCCGACCTGCTGGACGTGGAGAAGCGCCCGACGATGACGTACCGCTCGACGCGGGTGTCGGGCGAGGGTGAGGACTGGGCCATGGAGGGCGAGCTGACGATCGGCGACGTGACCCGCCCGGTGACCTTCGCCGTGGAGTTCGGCGGACTGGTCGAGGTGCCCATGGACGGCAGCCGGCACGCCGGGTTCGAGGCGACGGGCGAGATCCGGCGCGGCGATTTCGGACTGGACTTCGCCCCCGGTCTGCTCGGCGAAGTGGTCAAGATCCAGCTCGACATGCAGTTCGTGGAGCCGAAGACGGCCTGA
- the uvrA gene encoding excinuclease ABC subunit UvrA, which translates to MADRLIVRGAREHNLKNVSLDLPRDSLIVFTGLSGSGKSSLAFDTIFAEGQRRYVESLSSYARQFLGQMDKPDVDFIEGLSPAVSIDQKSTSRNPRSTVGTITEVYDYLRLLFARIGKPHCPQCRRPITRQSPQAIVDRVLELPEGSRFQVLSPLVRERKGEFVDLFADLQTKGYSRARVDGETIQLSNPPTLKKQEKHTIEVVVDRLTVKDGAKRRLTDSVETALGLSGGMVVLDFVDLPEDDPERERMFSEHLYCPYDDLSFEELEPRSFSFNSPFGACPDCTGIGTRMEVDPELIVPDPDKSLDEGAIHPWSHGHTKDYFGRLIGALADALGFRTDIPFAGLPQRARKALLHGHKTQVEVRYRNRYGRERRYTTAFEGAVPFVKRRHSEAESDSSRERFEGYMREVPCPTCEGTRLKPIVLAVTIMDKSIAEVSAMSISDCADFLGELKLTARDKKIAERVLKEVNERLRFLVDVGLDYLSLNRAAGTLSGGEAQRIRLATQIGSGLVGVLYVLDEPSIGLHQRDNHRLIETLVRLRDMGNTLIVVEHDEDTIKMADWVVDIGPGAGEHGGKVVHSGSLKGLLANDESQTGQYLSGKKAIPLPDIRRPLDPSRQLTVHGARENNLQDIDVSFPLGVFTAVTGVSGSGKSTLVNDILYTHLARELNGARSVPGRHTRVDGDDLVDKVVHVDQSPIGRTPRSNPATYTGVFDHVRKLFAETTEAKVRGYMPGRFSFNVKGGRCENCSGDGTIKIEMNFLPDVYVPCEVCHGARYNRETLEVHYKGKSIAEVLNMPIEEATDFFEAVPAIARHLNTLKDVGLGYVRLGQAATTLSGGEAQRVKLASELQKRSTGRTVYVLDEPTTGLHFEDISKLLTVLSGLVDKGNTVIVIEHNLDVIKTADWIVDMGPEGGAGGGLVVAEGTPEQVAGVPASHTGKFLREVLGADRVSDASSVKAPRKTTARKTVAAKTASARKTATKTVNSTATEKTAAKTTKAAAKKTTRAGKA; encoded by the coding sequence GTGGCCGACCGTCTCATCGTCCGTGGAGCGCGCGAGCACAACCTCAAGAACGTCTCGCTCGACCTCCCGCGCGACTCGCTCATCGTCTTCACGGGCCTGTCGGGGTCGGGCAAGTCCTCGCTGGCCTTCGACACCATCTTCGCGGAGGGACAGCGGCGCTACGTGGAGTCCCTCTCCTCGTACGCCCGGCAGTTCCTCGGCCAGATGGACAAGCCGGACGTCGACTTCATCGAGGGCCTTTCCCCGGCCGTCTCCATCGACCAGAAGTCGACCTCGCGCAACCCGCGCTCCACGGTCGGCACCATCACCGAGGTCTACGACTACCTGCGTCTGCTCTTCGCGCGCATCGGCAAGCCGCACTGCCCGCAGTGCCGCCGCCCGATCACCCGCCAGTCGCCGCAGGCCATCGTCGACCGGGTCCTGGAGCTGCCCGAGGGCAGCCGCTTCCAGGTGCTCTCGCCGCTGGTGCGCGAGCGCAAGGGCGAGTTCGTCGACCTCTTCGCCGACCTCCAGACCAAGGGCTACTCCCGCGCGCGGGTGGACGGCGAGACGATCCAGCTGTCGAACCCGCCCACGCTGAAGAAGCAGGAGAAGCACACCATCGAGGTGGTCGTCGACCGTCTCACGGTGAAGGACGGCGCCAAGCGCCGCCTCACCGACTCCGTCGAGACCGCCCTCGGTCTGTCCGGCGGCATGGTCGTGCTCGACTTCGTCGACCTCCCCGAGGACGACCCCGAGCGCGAGCGCATGTTCTCGGAGCACCTGTACTGCCCGTACGACGACCTGTCCTTCGAGGAGCTGGAGCCGCGCTCCTTCTCCTTCAACTCGCCCTTCGGCGCCTGCCCGGACTGCACCGGCATCGGCACGCGCATGGAGGTCGACCCGGAGCTGATCGTCCCGGACCCGGACAAGAGCCTCGACGAGGGCGCCATCCACCCCTGGTCGCACGGCCACACCAAGGACTACTTCGGCCGCTTGATCGGCGCCCTCGCCGACGCGCTGGGCTTCCGTACGGACATCCCCTTCGCGGGCCTGCCGCAGCGCGCCAGGAAGGCCCTGCTCCACGGCCACAAGACCCAGGTCGAGGTCCGCTACCGCAACCGCTACGGGCGTGAGCGCCGGTACACCACGGCCTTCGAGGGTGCCGTCCCCTTCGTCAAGCGCCGGCACAGCGAGGCCGAGAGCGACTCCAGCCGCGAGCGCTTCGAGGGCTACATGCGCGAGGTGCCGTGCCCCACTTGTGAGGGCACGCGCCTGAAGCCGATCGTCCTCGCGGTCACGATCATGGACAAGTCCATCGCCGAGGTCTCCGCGATGTCCATCAGTGACTGCGCGGACTTCCTGGGCGAACTCAAGCTCACCGCCCGCGACAAGAAGATCGCCGAGCGCGTGCTGAAGGAGGTCAACGAGCGGCTGCGGTTCCTGGTCGACGTCGGCCTGGACTACCTCTCGCTGAACCGCGCGGCCGGCACCCTCTCCGGCGGCGAGGCCCAGCGCATCCGCCTGGCCACCCAGATCGGCTCCGGCCTCGTCGGCGTCCTGTACGTCCTCGACGAGCCGTCCATCGGTCTGCACCAGCGCGACAACCACCGGCTGATCGAGACCCTGGTCCGGCTGCGCGACATGGGCAACACGCTCATCGTCGTCGAGCACGACGAGGACACGATCAAGATGGCCGACTGGGTCGTCGACATCGGCCCCGGCGCCGGTGAGCACGGCGGCAAGGTCGTGCACAGCGGCTCCCTGAAGGGGCTGCTCGCCAACGACGAGTCGCAGACCGGGCAGTACCTGTCCGGCAAGAAAGCCATCCCGCTGCCCGACATCCGCCGCCCGCTGGACCCGTCCCGGCAGCTCACGGTGCACGGCGCCCGGGAGAACAACCTCCAGGACATCGACGTCTCGTTCCCCCTGGGCGTGTTCACCGCCGTCACCGGAGTGTCCGGCTCCGGCAAGTCGACGCTGGTCAACGACATCCTGTACACGCACCTGGCCCGCGAGCTGAACGGCGCCCGGAGCGTGCCCGGGCGGCACACGCGCGTGGACGGCGACGACCTCGTCGACAAGGTCGTGCACGTGGACCAGTCGCCCATCGGCCGCACCCCCCGCTCCAACCCGGCCACGTACACCGGCGTCTTCGACCACGTCCGCAAGCTGTTCGCCGAGACGACCGAGGCGAAGGTCCGCGGCTACATGCCCGGCCGCTTCTCCTTCAACGTCAAGGGCGGACGCTGCGAGAACTGCTCGGGCGACGGCACCATCAAGATCGAGATGAACTTCCTCCCGGACGTCTACGTCCCGTGCGAGGTCTGCCACGGCGCCCGGTACAACCGGGAGACCCTGGAGGTCCACTACAAGGGCAAGTCCATCGCCGAGGTGCTGAACATGCCGATCGAGGAGGCCACCGACTTCTTCGAAGCGGTCCCCGCGATCGCCCGGCACCTCAACACGCTGAAGGACGTCGGCCTCGGCTATGTCCGCCTCGGCCAGGCCGCGACCACCCTGTCCGGCGGTGAGGCGCAGCGCGTGAAGCTCGCCAGCGAACTGCAGAAGCGCTCCACCGGCCGCACGGTCTACGTCCTGGACGAGCCGACCACCGGCCTGCACTTCGAGGACATCAGCAAGCTGCTGACGGTCCTGTCCGGACTGGTCGACAAGGGCAACACGGTCATCGTCATCGAACACAACCTCGACGTGATCAAGACCGCCGACTGGATCGTCGACATGGGCCCCGAAGGCGGCGCCGGCGGCGGTCTGGTCGTCGCCGAGGGCACACCCGAGCAGGTGGCCGGAGTCCCGGCCAGCCACACCGGCAAGTTCCTGCGGGAGGTCCTCGGCGCCGACCGCGTCAGCGACGCGTCCTCGGTGAAGGCGCCGCGCAAGACGACGGCCCGCAAGACGGTCGCGGCCAAGACGGCATCGGCCCGCAAGACCGCCACCAAGACGGTCAACAGCACGGCCACCGAGAAGACGGCGGCCAAGACCACCAAGGCCGCCGCTAAGAAGACGACCAGGGCCGGCAAGGCCTGA